From Actinopolyspora lacussalsi, a single genomic window includes:
- a CDS encoding ribose/xylose/arabinose/galactoside ABC-type transport system permease subunit (product_source=COG1172; cath_funfam=3.40.190.10; cog=COG1172; superfamily=103473; transmembrane_helix_parts=Inside_1_6,TMhelix_7_40,Outside_41_59), with translation MNATQTGLIAGLILGVAVTTGGFTAFLITLAVGLIGFVVGRFVDGDMEFGDLFGRGKDR, from the coding sequence ATGAACGCGACACAGACCGGTTTGATCGCCGGGCTGATTCTCGGCGTAGCGGTTACCACTGGTGGTTTCACCGCCTTTCTGATCACGTTGGCGGTCGGTCTGATCGGCTTCGTGGTGGGCCGGTTCGTGGACGGCGACATGGAGTTCGGTGACCTGTTCGGACGGGGTAAGGACCGGTGA
- a CDS encoding RNA polymerase sigma-70 factor (ECF subfamily) (product_source=KO:K03088; cath_funfam=1.10.1740.10; cog=COG1595; ko=KO:K03088; pfam=PF04542,PF08281; superfamily=88659,88946; tigrfam=TIGR02937), giving the protein MTDGVDSDQQLDERVREDSALLMAARNGDTSAFDSLVRTHTDKLYRVALRIVGDPAEAEDAVQDAWVSAWRSLATFRGDSAASTWLYRVVTNAALSQVRKRRPTVPLDPTDESMTPVGNTGNPEGTALREEETRRVHAAISRLETSQRLPLVLRELEGMNYEEVAEVLEVNVTALRSRLHRARLALLAELKEVP; this is encoded by the coding sequence GTGACCGACGGGGTCGATTCCGACCAACAGCTCGACGAGCGCGTCCGCGAAGACAGCGCACTGCTCATGGCGGCCAGGAACGGCGACACCTCGGCGTTCGACTCCCTCGTTCGCACGCACACCGACAAGCTCTACCGCGTGGCACTGCGGATCGTGGGCGATCCGGCGGAGGCGGAGGACGCCGTGCAGGACGCCTGGGTCTCCGCCTGGCGCTCGCTGGCCACGTTTCGCGGTGACTCCGCCGCGTCGACGTGGCTCTACCGGGTGGTCACCAACGCGGCGCTGAGCCAGGTCCGCAAACGGCGCCCCACGGTTCCGCTGGACCCGACCGACGAATCCATGACCCCGGTGGGGAATACGGGGAACCCGGAGGGAACGGCCTTACGCGAGGAGGAGACCAGACGAGTGCACGCGGCGATATCCCGCCTCGAAACCTCCCAACGACTGCCACTGGTGCTGCGTGAGCTCGAGGGGATGAACTACGAGGAGGTCGCCGAAGTGCTGGAGGTGAACGTCACCGCGCTGCGGTCTCGGCTCCACCGGGCACGTCTGGCACTGTTGGCCGAATTGAAGGAGGTGCCTTGA
- a CDS encoding hypothetical protein (product_source=Hypo-rule applied), with translation MNEENFASDRRLPCGQRVGELIGYHLDGVPPAFEEHLRDCPHCRAELAEISRRWRPVRRLARSHAVPSNDLVDRTLTTLRGLRDRHGGQPLELSQEHGKLLIQAAATLSLTRRLSAEVLDDFSGMAMRSCLMADEAVRVDVVAAYPTAAHEFLPEIRRRLVAALHGYLGAGTPDVSVRLADVVPPWDGTGEETDIPPIG, from the coding sequence TTGAACGAAGAGAACTTCGCTTCGGATCGGCGCCTGCCCTGCGGTCAACGTGTCGGCGAGCTGATCGGATATCACCTGGACGGTGTACCCCCGGCGTTCGAGGAGCACCTGCGGGACTGCCCGCACTGTCGGGCGGAGCTGGCGGAGATATCCCGGCGCTGGCGACCGGTGCGACGACTGGCACGGAGTCACGCGGTCCCCTCGAACGACCTGGTGGACCGAACGCTGACCACCCTGCGCGGACTGCGCGACAGGCACGGTGGCCAACCGCTGGAACTGTCACAGGAGCACGGCAAACTGCTCATCCAGGCAGCGGCGACGCTGAGCCTGACGCGACGGCTGAGCGCGGAGGTCCTGGACGACTTCTCCGGCATGGCGATGCGCTCGTGCCTGATGGCGGACGAGGCGGTGCGCGTCGATGTGGTGGCCGCCTACCCGACGGCCGCTCACGAATTCCTGCCCGAGATCCGTCGCAGGCTGGTAGCCGCGCTGCACGGCTATCTCGGCGCGGGAACCCCGGATGTCTCCGTACGACTGGCCGATGTCGTTCCGCCGTGGGACGGAACCGGGGAAGAAACTGACATTCCCCCAATCGGGTGA
- a CDS encoding putative alkaline shock family protein YloU (product_source=COG1302; cath_funfam=3.10.20.90; cog=COG1302; pfam=PF03780), translating into MTQSGSSSTRSSKSESTQSEQPGGTDVTGIPESRSPDTPARLADDTSQGRTSISSSVVQKIAGIAAREISGVYSMGGGVSRAFGALRERIPGGTGSSNVSGVQVEVGERQTAIDLDIVVEYGAAIVDLARAVRRNVIHSVERMCGLEVTEVNISVNDIHLPSEDEEETTQQNGTGSRVQ; encoded by the coding sequence ATGACGCAGTCGGGCAGCAGCTCCACCCGTTCGAGCAAGTCGGAGTCCACGCAGTCGGAACAGCCGGGCGGCACGGACGTGACCGGTATCCCGGAGTCCCGTTCGCCGGACACACCCGCGCGCCTGGCGGACGACACCTCGCAGGGCAGGACCAGCATCTCCTCCTCGGTGGTGCAGAAGATCGCCGGAATCGCCGCGCGGGAGATCTCCGGTGTGTACTCGATGGGTGGCGGCGTGTCACGCGCTTTCGGTGCCCTGCGGGAACGCATCCCCGGCGGCACCGGGAGTTCGAACGTTTCGGGCGTGCAGGTGGAGGTCGGGGAACGCCAGACCGCGATCGATCTGGACATCGTCGTGGAGTATGGTGCCGCGATCGTGGATCTCGCCCGTGCGGTACGCCGCAATGTGATCCACAGTGTGGAACGCATGTGCGGCTTGGAGGTGACCGAGGTCAACATCTCGGTCAACGACATCCACCTCCCCTCCGAGGACGAGGAGGAGACCACCCAGCAGAACGGGACGGGATCACGAGTGCAGTGA
- a CDS encoding hypothetical protein (product_source=Hypo-rule applied) produces MIGSRRDADSHRGSDSRRASDEASEARVRLREFVRANHPDVGGDPEVFAAGVAELQSARDGVRSPSEPPTPLPGERGDGPVVLVRRHGLRGLLARIREWRARRGRGPRVV; encoded by the coding sequence GTGATCGGTTCGCGCCGGGATGCGGATTCGCATCGGGGTTCGGATTCGCGCCGCGCCTCTGATGAAGCCAGTGAAGCGCGGGTCCGACTGCGGGAGTTCGTACGTGCGAACCATCCCGACGTCGGTGGTGATCCCGAAGTCTTCGCCGCCGGTGTCGCGGAACTACAGTCGGCACGGGACGGAGTGCGCTCGCCGAGCGAACCACCGACTCCCCTGCCCGGCGAACGGGGAGACGGGCCGGTGGTGCTCGTGCGTCGGCACGGTCTGCGCGGGCTGCTGGCCCGGATACGGGAATGGCGAGCACGCCGCGGGCGCGGGCCGCGAGTCGTATGA
- a CDS encoding putative resolvase (product_source=KO:K07450; cath_funfam=3.40.50.1390; cog=COG2452; ko=KO:K07450; pfam=PF00239; smart=SM00857; superfamily=53041), which translates to MKLKEWAREQGVSYRTALNWFHAGTLPVAARQLPTGTILVEPPKESTGRTVAYCRVSSADQKDDLHRQAGRVAEECSKRGITLNATITEVGSGMNGGRAKLAKLLADAEVSCIVVEHRDRLARFGVEHLEAALSATGRTIVVLNNEEVAEDVVRDITEVLTSMCARLYGRRSAKKRAQNGLAACAAEPRS; encoded by the coding sequence ATGAAGCTGAAGGAGTGGGCGCGCGAGCAGGGTGTCTCGTATCGAACCGCGCTGAACTGGTTCCACGCGGGCACTCTGCCGGTTGCCGCTCGTCAGCTTCCTACCGGCACGATCCTGGTCGAGCCGCCGAAGGAATCGACTGGCCGTACCGTCGCGTACTGCCGCGTGTCCAGCGCCGACCAGAAAGACGACCTGCATCGGCAGGCTGGCCGTGTCGCGGAAGAATGCAGCAAGCGCGGCATCACCCTGAACGCGACCATCACCGAGGTCGGGTCCGGCATGAACGGCGGTCGCGCCAAGCTCGCGAAACTCCTCGCCGACGCCGAGGTCTCCTGCATCGTGGTCGAGCACCGCGATCGGTTGGCCCGATTCGGCGTCGAGCACCTGGAAGCCGCACTGTCCGCGACCGGGCGCACCATTGTCGTGCTCAACAACGAAGAGGTCGCCGAGGATGTGGTGCGCGACATCACCGAGGTATTGACCTCGATGTGCGCCCGGTTGTACGGGCGCCGGTCGGCGAAGAAACGCGCTCAGAACGGTCTTGCCGCGTGCGCTGCGGAGCCGCGATCGTGA
- a CDS encoding hypothetical protein (product_source=Hypo-rule applied; superfamily=51366; transmembrane_helix_parts=Inside_1_6,TMhelix_7_29,Outside_30_57,TMhelix_58_77,Inside_78_177): MRAFVRILTTLLGLLFLAAGLLLVIEAVRAAVSTGADPLLVGRATMRDELAGVSWRDTLVRTGAAVTAVLGLLLIFVAARAGRGDIRLHDPAPEVVVVTRPRSLARLVGHRVREQDGVASASVVARRKAVRVNAVSQFTEVGDLEPRLRETARAATEELPLVTPPKVSVAVKPAKQR, translated from the coding sequence ATGCGTGCGTTCGTTCGAATCCTCACCACGCTGTTGGGACTGCTGTTCCTGGCCGCTGGTCTGCTGCTGGTGATCGAAGCGGTACGAGCCGCCGTCTCTACCGGTGCGGATCCGCTGCTGGTGGGTCGTGCCACCATGCGAGACGAACTGGCCGGAGTCTCCTGGCGGGACACGCTGGTGCGAACGGGGGCGGCCGTCACCGCCGTGCTCGGCCTGCTGCTGATTTTCGTGGCCGCCCGGGCCGGTAGGGGAGACATCAGGCTGCACGACCCCGCGCCGGAGGTGGTGGTGGTCACCCGTCCTCGGTCACTCGCACGGCTGGTCGGCCACCGGGTTCGGGAGCAGGACGGGGTGGCAAGCGCGTCCGTGGTCGCGCGCCGCAAAGCGGTGCGGGTGAACGCGGTCAGCCAATTCACCGAGGTCGGTGACCTCGAACCCAGACTGCGGGAGACCGCTCGTGCCGCGACGGAGGAACTGCCGCTGGTCACGCCCCCGAAGGTCTCGGTCGCGGTCAAACCGGCGAAGCAGCGATGA
- a CDS encoding hypothetical protein (product_source=Hypo-rule applied; superfamily=56672) — MTTENETTREHEHVAERIAAAALEHPCVVRLDGGEHGIVATHLPGRRVTGVRTTADTGDATEVCVVLLLRRPVPELVAEIRERIREVTDETMIDVTVADVLAPEHEPESNHGTGEAR; from the coding sequence ATGACCACGGAGAACGAGACCACACGGGAGCACGAGCACGTCGCCGAACGGATAGCGGCAGCGGCCCTCGAACACCCCTGTGTGGTCCGGCTGGACGGCGGGGAACACGGAATCGTCGCCACCCACCTGCCCGGGCGACGGGTGACCGGCGTCCGAACCACCGCGGACACCGGCGACGCGACCGAGGTGTGTGTCGTGCTGCTGCTGCGACGTCCCGTTCCCGAGCTAGTGGCCGAGATCCGGGAGAGGATACGCGAAGTGACCGATGAAACGATGATCGACGTGACCGTCGCGGACGTGCTGGCACCGGAACACGAACCGGAGTCGAACCACGGGACGGGTGAGGCGAGGTGA
- a CDS encoding hypothetical protein (product_source=Hypo-rule applied; superfamily=48371; transmembrane_helix_parts=Outside_1_32,TMhelix_33_55,Inside_56_75,TMhelix_76_98,Outside_99_208), protein MAVEQSSTPRHTERTANRLGRSLTFERTIVHVVGTLAVLAGALTLLVGSGVLGVYRADRPVLDPLLERWIRDNPRLSLTAVAVLGVLLVLLGLWWLIHALRPENRPDIHIGGGTAGTTSLTGTAFTDAVRTDAREVSGVTRARVRTTGTAENPGLRMVLSLQHGTDVRQVWEELDEKVLSRAREALRVETLPTVVRLNLDSSPAQRVR, encoded by the coding sequence ATGGCGGTTGAGCAGTCGAGCACACCGAGACACACCGAGCGGACCGCGAACCGGCTGGGACGCTCGCTGACCTTCGAGCGGACGATCGTTCACGTGGTCGGGACGCTGGCGGTACTGGCGGGTGCGCTGACACTGCTGGTGGGCTCGGGTGTCCTCGGGGTGTACCGGGCGGACCGCCCGGTACTGGACCCGCTGCTGGAGCGGTGGATCCGGGACAATCCCCGGTTGAGCCTCACGGCAGTGGCCGTGCTGGGCGTGCTGCTGGTGCTGCTGGGACTCTGGTGGCTGATCCACGCGTTGCGTCCGGAGAACCGCCCGGACATCCACATCGGCGGCGGTACCGCGGGAACCACCTCGCTCACCGGGACGGCGTTCACGGACGCGGTGCGGACCGACGCGCGCGAGGTCAGCGGTGTGACCCGAGCACGGGTGCGTACCACCGGCACCGCCGAGAACCCCGGGCTGCGGATGGTGCTGTCGTTGCAGCACGGCACCGACGTCCGTCAGGTCTGGGAGGAACTGGACGAGAAGGTGCTCTCCCGAGCCCGCGAGGCGCTCCGTGTCGAGACGCTGCCGACCGTTGTCCGGCTGAACCTGGACAGCTCACCGGCGCAACGCGTGCGGTGA
- a CDS encoding inner membrane transporter RhtA (product_source=KO:K11939; cog=COG5006; ko=KO:K11939; pfam=PF00892; superfamily=103481; transmembrane_helix_parts=Inside_1_55,TMhelix_56_78,Outside_79_82,TMhelix_83_105,Inside_106_117,TMhelix_118_140,Outside_141_143,TMhelix_144_163,Inside_164_169,TMhelix_170_189,Outside_190_193,TMhelix_194_213,Inside_214_219,TMhelix_220_242,Outside_243_251,TMhelix_252_271,Inside_272_283,TMhelix_284_303,Outside_304_307,TMhelix_308_330,Inside_331_332), with product MSRETGTRADTGGGERRRPVQHRFGQEWNATVAQLDEASSAGRHPDGRFGALATRAFGAVPPPVLVVTGMISLQVGAAFAKQLFAMAGAFGVSAIRLTFAALVLLLVWRPALRMDRRTFFVVAGYGAMLAGMNTSIYHAFERIPLGIAVTIEFLGPLSVAVFGSRRKLDVVWALLAATGVLLLSRVEGGLDPLGVAFALLAAVFWAGYILMGAKLGDRTTGGGGLAVGMAVGAVLVLPFGVVESNTALLDPHVLAVGLVVALMSSVVPYSLELEALRRIPPRVFGVLMSLEPAVAALAGLVVLREALGAGQWLAVLCVVLASIGATRGGGRA from the coding sequence GTGTCCCGCGAGACGGGCACCCGCGCGGACACCGGTGGTGGCGAACGTCGTCGACCCGTGCAGCATCGATTCGGACAGGAATGGAACGCGACCGTGGCACAACTGGACGAGGCATCGTCAGCCGGGCGGCATCCCGACGGGCGGTTCGGCGCGCTGGCCACCCGTGCTTTCGGGGCCGTGCCACCTCCCGTGCTCGTGGTCACCGGCATGATCAGTCTGCAGGTTGGTGCCGCCTTCGCCAAGCAGCTGTTCGCCATGGCCGGTGCGTTCGGCGTGAGCGCGATCCGACTCACCTTCGCCGCGCTGGTGCTGCTGCTGGTGTGGCGTCCCGCGTTGCGGATGGACCGCAGGACCTTTTTCGTCGTCGCCGGATACGGCGCGATGCTCGCCGGGATGAACACCAGCATTTACCACGCTTTCGAGCGGATTCCGCTGGGTATCGCCGTCACCATCGAGTTCCTGGGGCCGCTGTCGGTGGCGGTTTTCGGTTCCCGTCGCAAGCTCGACGTGGTCTGGGCGCTGCTCGCCGCCACCGGCGTCCTGCTGCTCTCCCGCGTGGAGGGCGGACTCGATCCGCTGGGGGTCGCCTTCGCGCTGCTGGCGGCGGTGTTCTGGGCGGGCTACATCCTGATGGGGGCCAAACTCGGTGACCGCACCACGGGCGGAGGCGGGCTCGCCGTCGGGATGGCGGTCGGCGCTGTGCTGGTGCTCCCGTTCGGGGTGGTCGAGTCGAACACCGCACTGCTCGATCCGCACGTGCTGGCCGTGGGACTGGTGGTCGCCCTTATGTCCTCCGTCGTGCCCTACTCACTGGAGCTGGAGGCGCTGCGCCGTATTCCGCCGCGAGTCTTCGGGGTGCTGATGAGTCTGGAGCCCGCCGTGGCAGCCCTGGCCGGGCTGGTGGTGCTGCGGGAGGCGCTCGGCGCGGGACAGTGGCTCGCGGTGCTGTGCGTGGTGCTCGCCTCGATCGGAGCGACTCGCGGTGGTGGACGAGCTTGA
- a CDS encoding putative transposase (product_source=KO:K07496; cath_funfam=2.20.25.10; cog=COG0675; ko=KO:K07496; pfam=PF01385,PF07282,PF12323; superfamily=57783; tigrfam=TIGR01766) gives MTEVIQAYRFALDPDSQQEDQLRSHCGAQRFAYNWGLARVKAVMDQRKAEASYGIPAEELTPSISWSACSLRRDWNAAKDEVAPWWGENSKEAYATGLANLADALGNWHQSRTGKRAGKTVGFPRFKGKRHTWSCRFTTGSFGLADSDRRHVTLPRIGTVRTHESTRTLARHVERGSATIRSATVSFRGGRWFVSFSVKIQRNDPPPADPDSAVGVDLGIKSLAVLSTGEVVPNPRHLEAAQKELRRLQRQASRRTGPDRRTRQKPSNRWRATQARITKLHAFVANARRDGLHKLSSRFVREHGAIVLEDLNVTGMMSNRRLSRHVAGVGMGEFRRQIEYKAAWSGVHTHVASRWHPSSKTCNDCGAVKAKLRLSERVYRCEHCGLVLDRDLNAARNLAALVEHDTSSASCAVRLNEPAGNPLKPTLGGNGYRHGKAHAGQRQRGNALTR, from the coding sequence GTGACCGAGGTGATCCAGGCGTACCGGTTTGCGCTCGACCCGGACTCACAGCAGGAAGACCAGCTGCGGTCGCACTGCGGTGCTCAGCGATTCGCCTACAACTGGGGGCTCGCCCGCGTGAAAGCGGTCATGGACCAGCGCAAGGCCGAAGCGTCCTACGGCATCCCGGCCGAGGAGCTGACGCCGTCGATCTCGTGGTCGGCGTGCTCGCTGCGCAGAGACTGGAACGCGGCCAAGGACGAGGTGGCCCCGTGGTGGGGCGAGAACTCCAAGGAAGCCTACGCCACCGGGCTGGCCAATCTGGCTGACGCGCTGGGTAACTGGCATCAGTCCCGCACCGGCAAGCGCGCCGGGAAAACGGTGGGGTTCCCCCGGTTCAAGGGCAAGCGCCACACTTGGTCGTGTCGGTTCACCACCGGCTCGTTCGGTCTCGCCGATTCGGACCGTCGGCATGTGACGCTGCCGCGTATCGGTACGGTGCGCACCCACGAGTCCACCCGCACACTCGCCCGGCACGTGGAGCGCGGGTCCGCGACGATCCGGTCCGCCACGGTGAGCTTCCGGGGCGGCCGGTGGTTCGTGTCGTTCTCAGTGAAAATCCAGCGCAACGATCCTCCACCCGCCGACCCGGACAGCGCCGTGGGTGTCGACCTGGGCATCAAGTCCCTCGCGGTGCTGTCGACCGGCGAGGTTGTGCCGAACCCACGCCACCTCGAAGCCGCGCAGAAAGAACTACGCAGGCTGCAACGCCAGGCGTCCCGCCGCACCGGTCCGGATCGGCGCACTCGGCAGAAGCCGTCGAACCGGTGGCGTGCAACGCAAGCCCGCATCACCAAGCTGCACGCGTTCGTCGCGAACGCCCGCCGAGACGGGCTGCACAAGCTCTCCAGCCGATTCGTGCGCGAGCACGGTGCGATCGTGCTGGAAGACCTCAACGTCACAGGAATGATGTCCAACCGGCGCTTGTCCCGGCACGTTGCCGGGGTCGGCATGGGCGAGTTCCGGCGTCAGATCGAGTACAAGGCAGCCTGGTCCGGCGTGCACACCCACGTCGCGTCCAGGTGGCACCCCAGCTCGAAGACCTGCAACGACTGCGGCGCGGTGAAAGCCAAACTGCGCCTGTCCGAACGGGTCTACCGCTGCGAACATTGCGGCCTGGTCCTCGACCGGGACCTCAACGCAGCGCGTAACCTCGCTGCTCTTGTTGAGCACGACACCTCTTCGGCGAGTTGCGCCGTGAGGCTAAACGAGCCCGCTGGAAACCCGCTTAAGCCCACCCTCGGTGGCAATGGGTATCGCCACGGGAAGGCCCACGCGGGTCAACGTCAGCGCGGCAACGCGTTGACTCGGTGA
- a CDS encoding putative alkaline shock family protein YloU (product_source=COG1302; cog=COG1302; pfam=PF03780; superfamily=51905): MTGTVGTAESAATTRSEHGGITEPSERGGLRIDRGVLRRIAEHAADSVSNCVRTRRRVAGLGTGEHGATARLAGPERQLRIRLDLALRYPAPIAETVSAVRERVRTELERMADCRVATVDVTVTALVPHPTAPRVE, encoded by the coding sequence GTGACCGGGACAGTGGGCACCGCCGAGAGCGCCGCGACGACACGTTCCGAGCACGGCGGTATCACCGAGCCGTCGGAGCGCGGTGGACTGCGGATCGACCGGGGAGTGCTGCGCAGAATCGCCGAACACGCGGCGGACTCCGTGTCGAACTGTGTCCGGACGCGACGGCGCGTGGCGGGACTCGGTACGGGCGAGCACGGAGCGACGGCACGGTTGGCCGGTCCGGAACGACAGTTGCGGATACGTCTGGACCTCGCGCTGCGTTATCCGGCACCGATCGCCGAGACCGTGAGCGCCGTTCGCGAACGAGTGCGCACCGAGCTGGAACGCATGGCGGACTGCCGGGTCGCCACGGTGGACGTCACGGTCACCGCGCTGGTGCCACACCCCACCGCCCCACGAGTGGAGTAG
- a CDS encoding 5-amino-6-(5-phosphoribosylamino)uracil reductase (product_source=KO:K00082; cath_funfam=3.40.430.10; cog=COG1985; ko=KO:K00082; pfam=PF01872; superfamily=53597): protein MQQLWPVPETKQVDSEPETADELESFYEYPSELSRPWVRVNFVSSLDGAAAVNGGSRGLSSPVDRRVLSLIRDLSDVVLVGAGTAAAEGYRGLRRTEARTRRRAERGLGEVPPIAVVTGSGSIDPASPLLTDTVTTPIVLTSEAAPVERVAALTEAGADVVTAGRNEVDLPTALRELARRGLYRIGCEGGPGLFGALIAADVVDELCLTVSPLLTSGDTSRIATGPVAGTPRGMRLLSALYADESMLLLRYGRLAE from the coding sequence ATGCAGCAGCTGTGGCCCGTTCCAGAGACGAAACAGGTGGACAGCGAGCCGGAAACGGCCGACGAGCTGGAAAGTTTCTACGAGTACCCCTCGGAGCTGAGTCGCCCGTGGGTGAGGGTGAACTTCGTCTCCAGCCTGGACGGCGCCGCGGCGGTGAACGGCGGTTCACGCGGGTTGTCCAGCCCCGTGGACCGACGCGTGCTCTCGCTGATCCGGGATCTCTCGGATGTCGTGCTGGTCGGGGCCGGAACCGCGGCGGCCGAGGGATACCGGGGATTGCGGCGCACCGAGGCGCGCACCCGACGACGTGCCGAACGCGGTCTGGGTGAAGTGCCCCCGATAGCGGTGGTCACCGGCAGCGGTTCGATCGACCCAGCATCGCCGCTGCTCACCGACACGGTCACCACCCCGATCGTGCTCACCAGCGAGGCCGCGCCCGTCGAGCGCGTCGCCGCGCTGACCGAGGCGGGCGCCGATGTGGTGACGGCCGGGCGGAACGAGGTCGACCTCCCGACGGCCCTGCGGGAGCTGGCACGGCGCGGGCTGTACCGCATCGGTTGCGAGGGTGGTCCCGGCCTGTTCGGAGCCCTGATCGCCGCTGACGTGGTCGACGAACTCTGCCTCACCGTGTCACCACTGCTGACCAGCGGGGACACCAGTAGGATCGCCACAGGCCCAGTGGCCGGAACACCGCGTGGCATGCGGCTGCTCTCGGCGCTGTACGCCGACGAATCGATGCTTCTGCTCCGCTACGGGAGACTGGCCGAGTGA